The Leptospira johnsonii genome window below encodes:
- a CDS encoding ExbD/TolR family protein — protein sequence MKFKKWNRGESGSFRAGQIELAPMIDVICFIVIYFLMNATLEKSTVVKIELPRSSSTAQEKKKDELVITVNKDGKIFLDKDTEPVPLEKLTEKIKLFNGQNQGDDKDKKEQSKNRVIIRGDGGASYQTIVKVIDKVNEAGVTRFNLAMVRQPGGQ from the coding sequence ATGAAATTCAAAAAATGGAATCGGGGAGAAAGCGGAAGTTTTAGGGCAGGCCAGATCGAGCTTGCTCCTATGATCGACGTTATCTGCTTCATCGTAATTTATTTTTTGATGAATGCGACCTTGGAAAAATCCACAGTCGTAAAAATAGAACTCCCTAGATCTTCCAGCACTGCTCAGGAAAAGAAAAAGGACGAATTGGTAATCACTGTCAATAAGGACGGGAAAATTTTTCTAGATAAAGACACTGAGCCTGTTCCTTTGGAAAAACTGACAGAAAAGATAAAATTGTTCAATGGCCAAAACCAAGGCGACGACAAAGACAAAAAAGAACAGAGTAAAAATCGGGTGATTATCAGAGGAGATGGCGGAGCAAGCTACCAAACCATCGTCAAAGTGATCGATAAAGTGAACGAAGCCGGAGTAACAAGATTTAATCTTGCAATGGTTCGTCAACCGGGAGGTCAGTGA
- a CDS encoding MotA/TolQ/ExbB proton channel family protein yields MILAKTDSLVSIIPPETVPILILLVSIVGFTIIIERLIFFSRWKSISPDDWRRVKDLLREKNYDSASDLMRSLSQGPVSQVLQAGITQFKRNSSSVDDEILTQGLNQIQRMEKFLSPLATIATISPLLGVLGTVLGIIRSFAEGSGTRGAEVGISEALITTAMGLAVAIPAYIFHNFFQKKKEDAISEMESLSEQALRFLK; encoded by the coding sequence ATGATTCTTGCCAAAACAGATTCTTTGGTTTCCATTATTCCGCCGGAAACCGTACCCATTCTGATCCTTCTAGTTTCTATAGTGGGATTTACGATAATCATAGAAAGGCTGATCTTTTTCTCTCGTTGGAAGTCCATTAGTCCAGACGACTGGAGAAGGGTAAAAGATCTACTCAGAGAGAAAAACTATGACTCCGCTTCTGACCTGATGAGAAGCCTTAGCCAAGGACCTGTCTCCCAGGTTTTACAAGCTGGTATTACGCAGTTTAAAAGAAATTCATCTTCCGTGGATGACGAAATTTTAACCCAAGGATTAAACCAGATCCAGAGAATGGAAAAATTCCTTTCTCCGTTAGCTACCATTGCAACGATCTCTCCACTTTTAGGAGTATTGGGGACAGTTCTTGGGATCATTCGCTCCTTCGCAGAAGGCTCCGGAACCAGAGGAGCCGAAGTAGGGATCAGTGAGGCGTTGATCACCACAGCTATGGGACTTGCAGTAGCGATCCCAGCTTATATTTTCCATAACTTCTTCCAAAAGAAAAAAGAAGACGCGATTTCCGAAATGGAAAGTCTTTCTGAGCAGGCGCTTAGGTTTTTAAAATAA